A single Epinephelus fuscoguttatus linkage group LG13, E.fuscoguttatus.final_Chr_v1 DNA region contains:
- the pou2f1b gene encoding POU domain, class 2, transcription factor 1b isoform X2 — MIGSATMLENTGGARADAKVNNQSETTKCAMESGDGNTGIQTNGLDFQRQTVPTTSAITNAHAQALLQQSKSEDSSALPTSVQQSVLPQTQLMLAGGQIAGLTLTPAHQQLLIQQAQAQLLAAAVQHSASQQNSTTGASISASAATPITQLPLSQPIQIASQLQPQNLSLPQFVLVQPGHPIATQLQPAQFIISQTPQAQQGILQAQGLLTQLPQSQANLLPTQPSITLATQPATPTRTTAATPIQSLPHSQTPPKRLDTPTMEEPSDLEELEQFAKTFKQRRIKLGFTQGDVGLAMGKLYGNDFSQTTISRFEALNLSFKNMCKLKPLLEKWLNDAVCAENLTSDQALSSPSALGSPGMGIEGINRRRKKRTSIETNIRVALEKSFLEQNQKPTSEEITMIADQLNMEKEVIRVWFCNRRQKEKRINPPSSGNSGGGNTPIKTIFTPSSPLVASTASLVSSPTINTPTTLTVNPVMPLTSTSVSSLSFTGTTVGATNTASVISAAPLITTASSPSLSPSPVQSTTTESKIGTQAQTIVTQAPTSIATTLGTGQVMVASPGLSAALQGAQLPTSASFAAMAAAAGLNPGLMASSQFAPGGALALSLTPGGLGSALSPALMSNSTLATIQALASGGTIPITSLDGGNLLFANTSAGSTPNLVPTSLFLNPPNLSLLNPVSLVSAGTGGLQVTADAHHQAAAAAVPVQASTITTASKAQ; from the exons ATGCTAAAGTGAATAATCAGTCAGAGACTACTAAATGTGCAATGGAAAGTGGTGACGGGAACACCG GAATCCAAACCAATGGGTTGGACTTTCAGAGGCAGACAGTGCCAACCACAAGTGCAATCACTAATGCACACGCACAAGCCCTCCTCCAACAG TCTAAGTCGGAAGACTCGAGCGCTCTTCCGACCTCCGTCCAGCAGAGCGTATTGCCTCAAACCCAGCTAATGTTGGCCGGGGGACAGATTGCAGGA TTGACCCTGACCCCAGCGCATCAGCAGCTGTTGATCCAGCAGGCCCAAGCCCAACTCCTGGCCGCAGCCGTGCAGCATTCAGCCAGCCAGCAGAACAGCACCACTGGGGCCAGCATCTCGGCCTCCGCAGCCACACCCATCACCCAGCTCCCCCTGTCGCAGCCCATCCAGATCGCCTCC cAGTTACAGCCCCAGAATCTAAGTCTGCCTCAGTTTGTGCTGGTGCAGCCCGGCCACCCGATCGCCACACAACTGCAGCCCGCTCAGTTCATCATCTCACAGACACCGCAGGCCCAGCAGG GCATATTGCAAGCCCAGGGTCTTCTAACTCAACTACCTCAAAGCCAAGCTAACCTCCTGCCGACTCAACCAAGCATTACCCTTGCAACTCAG CCTGCCACTCCAACCCGCACAACAGCAGCCACACCTATTCAGTCCCTGCCCCACAGTCAGACACCACCCAAACGGTTGGATACCCCCACTATGGAGGAGCCTAGCGATCTGGAGGAACTGGAACAGTTTGCCAAGACCTTCAAACAGAGGCGTATCAAACTGGGCTTCACACAG GGGGATGTTGGCCTGGCCATGGGGAAGCTGTACGGAAACGACTTCAGCCAAACTACCATCTCTCGCTTTGAGGCCTTGAATCTGAGCTTTAAGAACATGTGCAAACTCAAGCCATTGCTGGAGAAGTGGCTCAACGATGCA GTTTGTGCAGAGAACCTGACATCTGACCAGGCCCTGTCCAGCCCCAGTGCCCTGGGCTCCCCGGGCATGGGCATAGAGGGGATCAACCGCAGACGGAAGAAGAGGACCAGTATTGAGACCAACATCCGAGTGGCCTTAGAAAAGAGCTTTCTGGAG CAGAACCAAAAACCTACCTCTGAAGAGATCACCATGATCGCTGACCAGCTCAACATGGAGAAGGAGGTGATTCGGGTCTGGTTCTGCAATCGCCGGCAGAAAGAGAAGAGGATTAACCCCCCCAGCAGCGGCAACAGCGGAGGAGGCAACACCCCCATCAAAACCATCTTCACCCCCAGTAGCCCATTG GTGGCCAGCACAGCAAGCCTTGTGAGCAGCCCAACTATTAACACACCCACCACTCTGACTGTAAACCCAGTGATGCCTCTCACCAGCACCAGCGTCTCCAGTTTGTCTTTCACAG GCACAACAGTTGGAGCCACAAACACTGCATCCGTCATCTCTGCTGCACCTTTGATTACTACAGCCAGCTCTCCATCTTTAAGCCCGTCACCTGTTCAGTCCACGACCACGGAGAGCAAAATTGGCACTCAGGCGCAAACCATAGTCACCCAGGCCCCGACATCCATAGCCACCACTTTAGGGACGGGTCAGGTGATGGTGGCGTCTCCAGGGCTGTCTGCGGCGCTGCAGGGTGCCCAGTTACCCACCAGTGCCAGCTTTGCTGctatggctgctgctgctgggctcAACCCCGGACTGATGGCCTCGTCCCAGTTCGCTCCAGG GGGTGCCCTGGCCCTCAGTCTGACTCCTGGTGGCCTTGGCAGTGCGCTGAGTCCTGCCCTCATGAGCAACAGCACCTTAGCTACCATCCAAG CTCTGGCATCGGGCGGCACGATCCCCATCACCTCTCTGGATGGCGGAAACCTGCTGTTCGCCAACACCTCTGCCGGTAGCACGCCCAACCTGGTGCCAACGTCGCTCTTCTTGAACCCCCCAAACCTGTCGCTGCTCAACCCCGTCAGCCTGGTGTCGGCCGGGACGGGGGGGCTGCAGGTCACCGCTGATGCTCATCATCAAGCCGCCGCGGCTGCTGTGCCTGTGCAAGCCTCGACCATTACCACTGCCTCCAAGGCTCAGTGA
- the pou2f1b gene encoding POU domain, class 2, transcription factor 1b isoform X11 produces the protein MIGSATMLENTGGARADAKVNNQSETTKCAMESGDGNTGIQTNGLDFQRQTVPTTSAITNAHAQALLQQLTLTPAHQQLLIQQAQAQLLAAAVQHSASQQNSTTGASISASAATPITQLPLSQPIQIASQLQPQNLSLPQFVLVQPGHPIATQLQPAQFIISQTPQAQQGILQAQGLLTQLPQSQANLLPTQPSITLATQQPATPTRTTAATPIQSLPHSQTPPKRLDTPTMEEPSDLEELEQFAKTFKQRRIKLGFTQGDVGLAMGKLYGNDFSQTTISRFEALNLSFKNMCKLKPLLEKWLNDAVCAENLTSDQALSSPSALGSPGMGIEGINRRRKKRTSIETNIRVALEKSFLEQNQKPTSEEITMIADQLNMEKEVIRVWFCNRRQKEKRINPPSSGNSGGGNTPIKTIFTPSSPLVASTASLVSSPTINTPTTLTVNPVMPLTSTSVSSLSFTGTTVGATNTASVISAAPLITTASSPSLSPSPVQSTTTESKIGTQAQTIVTQAPTSIATTLGTGQVMVASPGLSAALQGAQLPTSASFAAMAAAAGLNPGLMASSQFAPGGALALSLTPGGLGSALSPALMSNSTLATIQALASGGTIPITSLDGGNLLFANTSAGSTPNLVPTSLFLNPPNLSLLNPVSLVSAGTGGLQVTADAHHQAAAAAVPVQASTITTASKAQ, from the exons ATGCTAAAGTGAATAATCAGTCAGAGACTACTAAATGTGCAATGGAAAGTGGTGACGGGAACACCG GAATCCAAACCAATGGGTTGGACTTTCAGAGGCAGACAGTGCCAACCACAAGTGCAATCACTAATGCACACGCACAAGCCCTCCTCCAACAG TTGACCCTGACCCCAGCGCATCAGCAGCTGTTGATCCAGCAGGCCCAAGCCCAACTCCTGGCCGCAGCCGTGCAGCATTCAGCCAGCCAGCAGAACAGCACCACTGGGGCCAGCATCTCGGCCTCCGCAGCCACACCCATCACCCAGCTCCCCCTGTCGCAGCCCATCCAGATCGCCTCC cAGTTACAGCCCCAGAATCTAAGTCTGCCTCAGTTTGTGCTGGTGCAGCCCGGCCACCCGATCGCCACACAACTGCAGCCCGCTCAGTTCATCATCTCACAGACACCGCAGGCCCAGCAGG GCATATTGCAAGCCCAGGGTCTTCTAACTCAACTACCTCAAAGCCAAGCTAACCTCCTGCCGACTCAACCAAGCATTACCCTTGCAACTCAG cagCCTGCCACTCCAACCCGCACAACAGCAGCCACACCTATTCAGTCCCTGCCCCACAGTCAGACACCACCCAAACGGTTGGATACCCCCACTATGGAGGAGCCTAGCGATCTGGAGGAACTGGAACAGTTTGCCAAGACCTTCAAACAGAGGCGTATCAAACTGGGCTTCACACAG GGGGATGTTGGCCTGGCCATGGGGAAGCTGTACGGAAACGACTTCAGCCAAACTACCATCTCTCGCTTTGAGGCCTTGAATCTGAGCTTTAAGAACATGTGCAAACTCAAGCCATTGCTGGAGAAGTGGCTCAACGATGCA GTTTGTGCAGAGAACCTGACATCTGACCAGGCCCTGTCCAGCCCCAGTGCCCTGGGCTCCCCGGGCATGGGCATAGAGGGGATCAACCGCAGACGGAAGAAGAGGACCAGTATTGAGACCAACATCCGAGTGGCCTTAGAAAAGAGCTTTCTGGAG CAGAACCAAAAACCTACCTCTGAAGAGATCACCATGATCGCTGACCAGCTCAACATGGAGAAGGAGGTGATTCGGGTCTGGTTCTGCAATCGCCGGCAGAAAGAGAAGAGGATTAACCCCCCCAGCAGCGGCAACAGCGGAGGAGGCAACACCCCCATCAAAACCATCTTCACCCCCAGTAGCCCATTG GTGGCCAGCACAGCAAGCCTTGTGAGCAGCCCAACTATTAACACACCCACCACTCTGACTGTAAACCCAGTGATGCCTCTCACCAGCACCAGCGTCTCCAGTTTGTCTTTCACAG GCACAACAGTTGGAGCCACAAACACTGCATCCGTCATCTCTGCTGCACCTTTGATTACTACAGCCAGCTCTCCATCTTTAAGCCCGTCACCTGTTCAGTCCACGACCACGGAGAGCAAAATTGGCACTCAGGCGCAAACCATAGTCACCCAGGCCCCGACATCCATAGCCACCACTTTAGGGACGGGTCAGGTGATGGTGGCGTCTCCAGGGCTGTCTGCGGCGCTGCAGGGTGCCCAGTTACCCACCAGTGCCAGCTTTGCTGctatggctgctgctgctgggctcAACCCCGGACTGATGGCCTCGTCCCAGTTCGCTCCAGG GGGTGCCCTGGCCCTCAGTCTGACTCCTGGTGGCCTTGGCAGTGCGCTGAGTCCTGCCCTCATGAGCAACAGCACCTTAGCTACCATCCAAG CTCTGGCATCGGGCGGCACGATCCCCATCACCTCTCTGGATGGCGGAAACCTGCTGTTCGCCAACACCTCTGCCGGTAGCACGCCCAACCTGGTGCCAACGTCGCTCTTCTTGAACCCCCCAAACCTGTCGCTGCTCAACCCCGTCAGCCTGGTGTCGGCCGGGACGGGGGGGCTGCAGGTCACCGCTGATGCTCATCATCAAGCCGCCGCGGCTGCTGTGCCTGTGCAAGCCTCGACCATTACCACTGCCTCCAAGGCTCAGTGA
- the pou2f1b gene encoding POU domain, class 2, transcription factor 1b isoform X13 — MIGSATMLENTGGARADAKVNNQSETTKCAMESGDGNTGIQTNGLDFQRQTVPTTSAITNAHAQALLQQLTLTPAHQQLLIQQAQAQLLAAAVQHSASQQNSTTGASISASAATPITQLPLSQPIQIASQLQPQNLSLPQFVLVQPGHPIATQLQPAQFIISQTPQAQQGILQAQGLLTQLPQSQANLLPTQPSITLATQPATPTRTTAATPIQSLPHSQTPPKRLDTPTMEEPSDLEELEQFAKTFKQRRIKLGFTQGDVGLAMGKLYGNDFSQTTISRFEALNLSFKNMCKLKPLLEKWLNDAENLTSDQALSSPSALGSPGMGIEGINRRRKKRTSIETNIRVALEKSFLEQNQKPTSEEITMIADQLNMEKEVIRVWFCNRRQKEKRINPPSSGNSGGGNTPIKTIFTPSSPLVASTASLVSSPTINTPTTLTVNPVMPLTSTSVSSLSFTGTTVGATNTASVISAAPLITTASSPSLSPSPVQSTTTESKIGTQAQTIVTQAPTSIATTLGTGQVMVASPGLSAALQGAQLPTSASFAAMAAAAGLNPGLMASSQFAPGGALALSLTPGGLGSALSPALMSNSTLATIQALASGGTIPITSLDGGNLLFANTSAGSTPNLVPTSLFLNPPNLSLLNPVSLVSAGTGGLQVTADAHHQAAAAAVPVQASTITTASKAQ, encoded by the exons ATGCTAAAGTGAATAATCAGTCAGAGACTACTAAATGTGCAATGGAAAGTGGTGACGGGAACACCG GAATCCAAACCAATGGGTTGGACTTTCAGAGGCAGACAGTGCCAACCACAAGTGCAATCACTAATGCACACGCACAAGCCCTCCTCCAACAG TTGACCCTGACCCCAGCGCATCAGCAGCTGTTGATCCAGCAGGCCCAAGCCCAACTCCTGGCCGCAGCCGTGCAGCATTCAGCCAGCCAGCAGAACAGCACCACTGGGGCCAGCATCTCGGCCTCCGCAGCCACACCCATCACCCAGCTCCCCCTGTCGCAGCCCATCCAGATCGCCTCC cAGTTACAGCCCCAGAATCTAAGTCTGCCTCAGTTTGTGCTGGTGCAGCCCGGCCACCCGATCGCCACACAACTGCAGCCCGCTCAGTTCATCATCTCACAGACACCGCAGGCCCAGCAGG GCATATTGCAAGCCCAGGGTCTTCTAACTCAACTACCTCAAAGCCAAGCTAACCTCCTGCCGACTCAACCAAGCATTACCCTTGCAACTCAG CCTGCCACTCCAACCCGCACAACAGCAGCCACACCTATTCAGTCCCTGCCCCACAGTCAGACACCACCCAAACGGTTGGATACCCCCACTATGGAGGAGCCTAGCGATCTGGAGGAACTGGAACAGTTTGCCAAGACCTTCAAACAGAGGCGTATCAAACTGGGCTTCACACAG GGGGATGTTGGCCTGGCCATGGGGAAGCTGTACGGAAACGACTTCAGCCAAACTACCATCTCTCGCTTTGAGGCCTTGAATCTGAGCTTTAAGAACATGTGCAAACTCAAGCCATTGCTGGAGAAGTGGCTCAACGATGCAG AGAACCTGACATCTGACCAGGCCCTGTCCAGCCCCAGTGCCCTGGGCTCCCCGGGCATGGGCATAGAGGGGATCAACCGCAGACGGAAGAAGAGGACCAGTATTGAGACCAACATCCGAGTGGCCTTAGAAAAGAGCTTTCTGGAG CAGAACCAAAAACCTACCTCTGAAGAGATCACCATGATCGCTGACCAGCTCAACATGGAGAAGGAGGTGATTCGGGTCTGGTTCTGCAATCGCCGGCAGAAAGAGAAGAGGATTAACCCCCCCAGCAGCGGCAACAGCGGAGGAGGCAACACCCCCATCAAAACCATCTTCACCCCCAGTAGCCCATTG GTGGCCAGCACAGCAAGCCTTGTGAGCAGCCCAACTATTAACACACCCACCACTCTGACTGTAAACCCAGTGATGCCTCTCACCAGCACCAGCGTCTCCAGTTTGTCTTTCACAG GCACAACAGTTGGAGCCACAAACACTGCATCCGTCATCTCTGCTGCACCTTTGATTACTACAGCCAGCTCTCCATCTTTAAGCCCGTCACCTGTTCAGTCCACGACCACGGAGAGCAAAATTGGCACTCAGGCGCAAACCATAGTCACCCAGGCCCCGACATCCATAGCCACCACTTTAGGGACGGGTCAGGTGATGGTGGCGTCTCCAGGGCTGTCTGCGGCGCTGCAGGGTGCCCAGTTACCCACCAGTGCCAGCTTTGCTGctatggctgctgctgctgggctcAACCCCGGACTGATGGCCTCGTCCCAGTTCGCTCCAGG GGGTGCCCTGGCCCTCAGTCTGACTCCTGGTGGCCTTGGCAGTGCGCTGAGTCCTGCCCTCATGAGCAACAGCACCTTAGCTACCATCCAAG CTCTGGCATCGGGCGGCACGATCCCCATCACCTCTCTGGATGGCGGAAACCTGCTGTTCGCCAACACCTCTGCCGGTAGCACGCCCAACCTGGTGCCAACGTCGCTCTTCTTGAACCCCCCAAACCTGTCGCTGCTCAACCCCGTCAGCCTGGTGTCGGCCGGGACGGGGGGGCTGCAGGTCACCGCTGATGCTCATCATCAAGCCGCCGCGGCTGCTGTGCCTGTGCAAGCCTCGACCATTACCACTGCCTCCAAGGCTCAGTGA
- the pou2f1b gene encoding POU domain, class 2, transcription factor 1b isoform X12, with protein sequence MIGSATMLENTGGARADAKVNNQSETTKCAMESGDGNTGIQTNGLDFQRQTVPTTSAITNAHAQALLQQLTLTPAHQQLLIQQAQAQLLAAAVQHSASQQNSTTGASISASAATPITQLPLSQPIQIASQLQPQNLSLPQFVLVQPGHPIATQLQPAQFIISQTPQAQQGILQAQGLLTQLPQSQANLLPTQPSITLATQPATPTRTTAATPIQSLPHSQTPPKRLDTPTMEEPSDLEELEQFAKTFKQRRIKLGFTQGDVGLAMGKLYGNDFSQTTISRFEALNLSFKNMCKLKPLLEKWLNDAVCAENLTSDQALSSPSALGSPGMGIEGINRRRKKRTSIETNIRVALEKSFLEQNQKPTSEEITMIADQLNMEKEVIRVWFCNRRQKEKRINPPSSGNSGGGNTPIKTIFTPSSPLVASTASLVSSPTINTPTTLTVNPVMPLTSTSVSSLSFTGTTVGATNTASVISAAPLITTASSPSLSPSPVQSTTTESKIGTQAQTIVTQAPTSIATTLGTGQVMVASPGLSAALQGAQLPTSASFAAMAAAAGLNPGLMASSQFAPGGALALSLTPGGLGSALSPALMSNSTLATIQALASGGTIPITSLDGGNLLFANTSAGSTPNLVPTSLFLNPPNLSLLNPVSLVSAGTGGLQVTADAHHQAAAAAVPVQASTITTASKAQ encoded by the exons ATGCTAAAGTGAATAATCAGTCAGAGACTACTAAATGTGCAATGGAAAGTGGTGACGGGAACACCG GAATCCAAACCAATGGGTTGGACTTTCAGAGGCAGACAGTGCCAACCACAAGTGCAATCACTAATGCACACGCACAAGCCCTCCTCCAACAG TTGACCCTGACCCCAGCGCATCAGCAGCTGTTGATCCAGCAGGCCCAAGCCCAACTCCTGGCCGCAGCCGTGCAGCATTCAGCCAGCCAGCAGAACAGCACCACTGGGGCCAGCATCTCGGCCTCCGCAGCCACACCCATCACCCAGCTCCCCCTGTCGCAGCCCATCCAGATCGCCTCC cAGTTACAGCCCCAGAATCTAAGTCTGCCTCAGTTTGTGCTGGTGCAGCCCGGCCACCCGATCGCCACACAACTGCAGCCCGCTCAGTTCATCATCTCACAGACACCGCAGGCCCAGCAGG GCATATTGCAAGCCCAGGGTCTTCTAACTCAACTACCTCAAAGCCAAGCTAACCTCCTGCCGACTCAACCAAGCATTACCCTTGCAACTCAG CCTGCCACTCCAACCCGCACAACAGCAGCCACACCTATTCAGTCCCTGCCCCACAGTCAGACACCACCCAAACGGTTGGATACCCCCACTATGGAGGAGCCTAGCGATCTGGAGGAACTGGAACAGTTTGCCAAGACCTTCAAACAGAGGCGTATCAAACTGGGCTTCACACAG GGGGATGTTGGCCTGGCCATGGGGAAGCTGTACGGAAACGACTTCAGCCAAACTACCATCTCTCGCTTTGAGGCCTTGAATCTGAGCTTTAAGAACATGTGCAAACTCAAGCCATTGCTGGAGAAGTGGCTCAACGATGCA GTTTGTGCAGAGAACCTGACATCTGACCAGGCCCTGTCCAGCCCCAGTGCCCTGGGCTCCCCGGGCATGGGCATAGAGGGGATCAACCGCAGACGGAAGAAGAGGACCAGTATTGAGACCAACATCCGAGTGGCCTTAGAAAAGAGCTTTCTGGAG CAGAACCAAAAACCTACCTCTGAAGAGATCACCATGATCGCTGACCAGCTCAACATGGAGAAGGAGGTGATTCGGGTCTGGTTCTGCAATCGCCGGCAGAAAGAGAAGAGGATTAACCCCCCCAGCAGCGGCAACAGCGGAGGAGGCAACACCCCCATCAAAACCATCTTCACCCCCAGTAGCCCATTG GTGGCCAGCACAGCAAGCCTTGTGAGCAGCCCAACTATTAACACACCCACCACTCTGACTGTAAACCCAGTGATGCCTCTCACCAGCACCAGCGTCTCCAGTTTGTCTTTCACAG GCACAACAGTTGGAGCCACAAACACTGCATCCGTCATCTCTGCTGCACCTTTGATTACTACAGCCAGCTCTCCATCTTTAAGCCCGTCACCTGTTCAGTCCACGACCACGGAGAGCAAAATTGGCACTCAGGCGCAAACCATAGTCACCCAGGCCCCGACATCCATAGCCACCACTTTAGGGACGGGTCAGGTGATGGTGGCGTCTCCAGGGCTGTCTGCGGCGCTGCAGGGTGCCCAGTTACCCACCAGTGCCAGCTTTGCTGctatggctgctgctgctgggctcAACCCCGGACTGATGGCCTCGTCCCAGTTCGCTCCAGG GGGTGCCCTGGCCCTCAGTCTGACTCCTGGTGGCCTTGGCAGTGCGCTGAGTCCTGCCCTCATGAGCAACAGCACCTTAGCTACCATCCAAG CTCTGGCATCGGGCGGCACGATCCCCATCACCTCTCTGGATGGCGGAAACCTGCTGTTCGCCAACACCTCTGCCGGTAGCACGCCCAACCTGGTGCCAACGTCGCTCTTCTTGAACCCCCCAAACCTGTCGCTGCTCAACCCCGTCAGCCTGGTGTCGGCCGGGACGGGGGGGCTGCAGGTCACCGCTGATGCTCATCATCAAGCCGCCGCGGCTGCTGTGCCTGTGCAAGCCTCGACCATTACCACTGCCTCCAAGGCTCAGTGA
- the pou2f1b gene encoding POU domain, class 2, transcription factor 1b isoform X4: MIGSATMLENTGGARADAKVNNQSETTKCAMESGDGNTGIQTNGLDFQRQTVPTTSAITNAHAQALLQQSKSEDSSALPTSVQQSVLPQTQLMLAGGQIAGLTLTPAHQQLLIQQAQAQLLAAAVQHSASQQNSTTGASISASAATPITQLPLSQPIQIASQLQPQNLSLPQFVLVQPGHPIATQLQPAQFIISQTPQAQQGILQAQGLLTQLPQSQANLLPTQPSITLATQQPATPTRTTAATPIQSLPHSQTPPKRLDTPTMEEPSDLEELEQFAKTFKQRRIKLGFTQGDVGLAMGKLYGNDFSQTTISRFEALNLSFKNMCKLKPLLEKWLNDAVCAENLTSDQALSSPSALGSPGMGIEGINRRRKKRTSIETNIRVALEKSFLENQKPTSEEITMIADQLNMEKEVIRVWFCNRRQKEKRINPPSSGNSGGGNTPIKTIFTPSSPLVASTASLVSSPTINTPTTLTVNPVMPLTSTSVSSLSFTGTTVGATNTASVISAAPLITTASSPSLSPSPVQSTTTESKIGTQAQTIVTQAPTSIATTLGTGQVMVASPGLSAALQGAQLPTSASFAAMAAAAGLNPGLMASSQFAPGGALALSLTPGGLGSALSPALMSNSTLATIQALASGGTIPITSLDGGNLLFANTSAGSTPNLVPTSLFLNPPNLSLLNPVSLVSAGTGGLQVTADAHHQAAAAAVPVQASTITTASKAQ, encoded by the exons ATGCTAAAGTGAATAATCAGTCAGAGACTACTAAATGTGCAATGGAAAGTGGTGACGGGAACACCG GAATCCAAACCAATGGGTTGGACTTTCAGAGGCAGACAGTGCCAACCACAAGTGCAATCACTAATGCACACGCACAAGCCCTCCTCCAACAG TCTAAGTCGGAAGACTCGAGCGCTCTTCCGACCTCCGTCCAGCAGAGCGTATTGCCTCAAACCCAGCTAATGTTGGCCGGGGGACAGATTGCAGGA TTGACCCTGACCCCAGCGCATCAGCAGCTGTTGATCCAGCAGGCCCAAGCCCAACTCCTGGCCGCAGCCGTGCAGCATTCAGCCAGCCAGCAGAACAGCACCACTGGGGCCAGCATCTCGGCCTCCGCAGCCACACCCATCACCCAGCTCCCCCTGTCGCAGCCCATCCAGATCGCCTCC cAGTTACAGCCCCAGAATCTAAGTCTGCCTCAGTTTGTGCTGGTGCAGCCCGGCCACCCGATCGCCACACAACTGCAGCCCGCTCAGTTCATCATCTCACAGACACCGCAGGCCCAGCAGG GCATATTGCAAGCCCAGGGTCTTCTAACTCAACTACCTCAAAGCCAAGCTAACCTCCTGCCGACTCAACCAAGCATTACCCTTGCAACTCAG cagCCTGCCACTCCAACCCGCACAACAGCAGCCACACCTATTCAGTCCCTGCCCCACAGTCAGACACCACCCAAACGGTTGGATACCCCCACTATGGAGGAGCCTAGCGATCTGGAGGAACTGGAACAGTTTGCCAAGACCTTCAAACAGAGGCGTATCAAACTGGGCTTCACACAG GGGGATGTTGGCCTGGCCATGGGGAAGCTGTACGGAAACGACTTCAGCCAAACTACCATCTCTCGCTTTGAGGCCTTGAATCTGAGCTTTAAGAACATGTGCAAACTCAAGCCATTGCTGGAGAAGTGGCTCAACGATGCA GTTTGTGCAGAGAACCTGACATCTGACCAGGCCCTGTCCAGCCCCAGTGCCCTGGGCTCCCCGGGCATGGGCATAGAGGGGATCAACCGCAGACGGAAGAAGAGGACCAGTATTGAGACCAACATCCGAGTGGCCTTAGAAAAGAGCTTTCTGGAG AACCAAAAACCTACCTCTGAAGAGATCACCATGATCGCTGACCAGCTCAACATGGAGAAGGAGGTGATTCGGGTCTGGTTCTGCAATCGCCGGCAGAAAGAGAAGAGGATTAACCCCCCCAGCAGCGGCAACAGCGGAGGAGGCAACACCCCCATCAAAACCATCTTCACCCCCAGTAGCCCATTG GTGGCCAGCACAGCAAGCCTTGTGAGCAGCCCAACTATTAACACACCCACCACTCTGACTGTAAACCCAGTGATGCCTCTCACCAGCACCAGCGTCTCCAGTTTGTCTTTCACAG GCACAACAGTTGGAGCCACAAACACTGCATCCGTCATCTCTGCTGCACCTTTGATTACTACAGCCAGCTCTCCATCTTTAAGCCCGTCACCTGTTCAGTCCACGACCACGGAGAGCAAAATTGGCACTCAGGCGCAAACCATAGTCACCCAGGCCCCGACATCCATAGCCACCACTTTAGGGACGGGTCAGGTGATGGTGGCGTCTCCAGGGCTGTCTGCGGCGCTGCAGGGTGCCCAGTTACCCACCAGTGCCAGCTTTGCTGctatggctgctgctgctgggctcAACCCCGGACTGATGGCCTCGTCCCAGTTCGCTCCAGG GGGTGCCCTGGCCCTCAGTCTGACTCCTGGTGGCCTTGGCAGTGCGCTGAGTCCTGCCCTCATGAGCAACAGCACCTTAGCTACCATCCAAG CTCTGGCATCGGGCGGCACGATCCCCATCACCTCTCTGGATGGCGGAAACCTGCTGTTCGCCAACACCTCTGCCGGTAGCACGCCCAACCTGGTGCCAACGTCGCTCTTCTTGAACCCCCCAAACCTGTCGCTGCTCAACCCCGTCAGCCTGGTGTCGGCCGGGACGGGGGGGCTGCAGGTCACCGCTGATGCTCATCATCAAGCCGCCGCGGCTGCTGTGCCTGTGCAAGCCTCGACCATTACCACTGCCTCCAAGGCTCAGTGA